TACAGAAAAACTGAATGCAGCTAATAGCATATATACCGCACCATCTGAAATTCCAAAGAAATTTCTTTTAGAAACAAGAGCCTCCGAAGTGCTTTGCATTTGTGGCTAAAACTGGTATCCTACTTGAAAAGTATAATTGCGTGGAGCTTCTATTAAACCAGGGCGAAGCGTGTATTCCGCATTAGTTACATTCTTAGCTATCACATTAAAACTAAGTTTGTCTTTATACGAATAACCAACACGCACATCCATTACAAAATCACCCTTATCGTGCTTTGCCCTAAAGTTATTTATAGATGGCAAAGCCCCTACACCAATTTTATCAATCTCTTTTATGAAACTATTGTAAAAACAACGTACGCCTACGTTTACTCCTTTTATGTTGGCAGATACATCTGCTTTAAAAGAATGCTCAATACGGTACTTCAATATCTTGTAATCCAAGCCAAAGCTATCTGCATTATATGCCAAGTTAATGGGGTTAATAAAAGTGTAACCCACAATAAAGTTTAATGGCACAGAATATATTTTACCGCTTCCAATGGTAGAAATTTCGGCTCCTACAATTCTAGCAGCCGGCACATTTGTTGCTTGAAATGCTAAACCTGCACCCGGAAATTTACTTGGGTCTGCGCCCTGAAATTCAATCATGTTTTTAAAATAATTCACAAAGGCACTAGCATCGGCATAAAATACCCATCGGCTTATTTTCATACCTTGTTTTATGCCTAATTCTGCACCCCAACCTGCTTCCGGCAATAGTTCCGGATTGGGGAAAACTGCTGTACCACTTCTAACGGTACGTACAAATTTTTCGGCAATGGATGGAAAGCGGAAGCCTTGCCCAAAGCTAAGCCGCAAGAAGGTACCTTCGGTGGCTTGATAATTCAAACCAATTCTAATTACAGGAATAACGGGAGAATATACCGGCTTCACCAAATTATTTTTCCCGCTGTTGATAGAGGTAGCAAACAAATCTGCTTTTTGAAACTGAGTATCGAGCTTAGCATGTTCGAGTCTTAAGCCTACGTTTAAAGTTAGCTTATTAAAAAACTTCTTATCAATATTTACAAAGGCTCCTAAATTATAGGCAGTGCGGCTATCGAAAGTATTGCTGTGTACGGTGGTGTAATAAAACGATGCTCCGGTAGAAATTACCAATGCCAAAGGCTTAAATTCCTTTAAAAAGCCATACTCCAAATAGCCTTGCAAAGTTTTAGACGAATCGCCTCCATAAATAGAATCGCCATTTACAATTCTAAACGAGCCGCTGTTGGCATCGTTGAATAATTCGGTGTAATAAACGCGCGATTTTAAACTATGGCGGTTCTCTTTTTTATCGTAATAAGTGATGTATGGATCTACATTTACGGTCGTAGTGCTTCTATTGGAAATTTGAGAAGGTAAGTATCCGAAGGAGGTGTCGGTACTTGCATAAGTTGTAAACGGAGCGGGCTTATTGAAGTGTGTTACGGCATAATCCGGCCAAGGATTAACCGTATCGTTATCGTAGCCCCACATTACAAAGAAGTCTTGATAATTTTCGCGCAGCACGCCAGCGTTTAAACCTACCGTAATTCTATCGAACTTTTTAGGTATGTAGCGCAACTTTGCAAAGCCGCGGATAGTACGTTGGCGATTGGCATATCTAAAACTTTCATCTTCTTGATATGCTCCGGAAAGTACCACATCAAAGTTCCCATACTTCTTGGCATGTGTATATTGAAAGCCTCCAAACATTGGCAAATCGAGATACGACTTTGTTTTGCCCTTTTTGGTTTTTGTTTTCCGCCAGAACCAAGATAAACTCTTATCTTTTGGTTCTCCATAAAACCCAATGTTTACCAATATCTTATTGTACATTTCTGTTTTAGGAGCAATGGTTCTAAAATTCATAATACCATTTAATGCACTAGAACCATACGATGCTGATGATGCGCCTTTAATAATTTCTACTTGCTCTATGGCTTCTAGCGGCATTCCATTCCAGTTTACGCCACCATTTTCGGGGCTTGTAATTGGTATATCATCTAACATTACCAACACACGGCTTCCTGCACCATCTGCAAAACCTCCGCCCCCGCGAATGCTCGTATTTTTACCCAGCATATTTACTCCCGGAACATAATTCAAGGCTTCTTCAGCTCTAGCGCTGCTTTGTGTAATTTGTTGCCCTTTTAGTACTTCCATAGAAACGGTTTCTTCGCCCAATTTCTTCTCGTACTTACTTCCTGTTACTACTACAATATCTAACTCTTTTTGGGTTTCTGCCAAGCGCGTTGAAACTGTTTTGGTTTCTCCCTCTTTCACAAACAACTCTAGCACTCTCTTATCGTAACCCATATAGCTAAACTCCAACAGTATTTTGCCGGGCTTTACGTTTAACTCAAATCTACCGTCTAAATCGGTTACAACACCTTCTGTAGTTCCTTTCTTCACTACGTTTACACCATACAATGGTGCATTATCCTTATCATCTACAACCGTGCCCTTAATAGCTGTTTGGCTAAAGGCAGCAATAGAAATAAGCGTAGCTATGGCGCATAAAAATTTTCTCATGTACGTTCGTTTAGTTCTGTCATTGTCCACCACACATTCAAATTCACGGGGCGAAAATAAAAGTTTAATGAAAGTTGAAAGCAACTAGTGT
The nucleotide sequence above comes from Chitinophagales bacterium. Encoded proteins:
- a CDS encoding TonB-dependent receptor — its product is MRKFLCAIATLISIAAFSQTAIKGTVVDDKDNAPLYGVNVVKKGTTEGVVTDLDGRFELNVKPGKILLEFSYMGYDKRVLELFVKEGETKTVSTRLAETQKELDIVVVTGSKYEKKLGEETVSMEVLKGQQITQSSARAEEALNYVPGVNMLGKNTSIRGGGGFADGAGSRVLVMLDDIPITSPENGGVNWNGMPLEAIEQVEIIKGASSASYGSSALNGIMNFRTIAPKTEMYNKILVNIGFYGEPKDKSLSWFWRKTKTKKGKTKSYLDLPMFGGFQYTHAKKYGNFDVVLSGAYQEDESFRYANRQRTIRGFAKLRYIPKKFDRITVGLNAGVLRENYQDFFVMWGYDNDTVNPWPDYAVTHFNKPAPFTTYASTDTSFGYLPSQISNRSTTTVNVDPYITYYDKKENRHSLKSRVYYTELFNDANSGSFRIVNGDSIYGGDSSKTLQGYLEYGFLKEFKPLALVISTGASFYYTTVHSNTFDSRTAYNLGAFVNIDKKFFNKLTLNVGLRLEHAKLDTQFQKADLFATSINSGKNNLVKPVYSPVIPVIRIGLNYQATEGTFLRLSFGQGFRFPSIAEKFVRTVRSGTAVFPNPELLPEAGWGAELGIKQGMKISRWVFYADASAFVNYFKNMIEFQGADPSKFPGAGLAFQATNVPAARIVGAEISTIGSGKIYSVPLNFIVGYTFINPINLAYNADSFGLDYKILKYRIEHSFKADVSANIKGVNVGVRCFYNSFIKEIDKIGVGALPSINNFRAKHDKGDFVMDVRVGYSYKDKLSFNVIAKNVTNAEYTLRPGLIEAPRNYTFQVGYQF